CCTGTGCCTGTTTCCAACATATCCCCAAAAAGAATCACCTTGGCCGCAAAGAATCATGCTTGGGCATGGAAGGCGAGTCTCAGGCCAACGGAACCTTAAAACTGCATCTGAGGTGCATGGAGTCGCGACCAGAAAGCGAAGAGCGCACCCGGTTTAAGACTTCCGCCCCGCAGAGGACttgctccctcctcttccctccacaTCCGCCCCGCTCTAGTTCTGCGCAGTCTCTTGGAATTTGTTGCTGTCTCTATGGCAACCCTGTAGCTGAAGCCTGAAGATGGAGCCCAACGAGTCTACAGAGGGATCGCGGTCGCGGTGAGAGCCGCAGCTCTGGCTGCAGGCGTAAGGGGACAAGGAACATCAGCGGACTTCTGCTGTGCTTTTGACAACCTTAacgcttttgttttctttcagatctttaGATGTACAGCCCTGCACCGAAGAACTAGGGACTACTTCGGAACCGTTTCTTTCTTCAGATGGAGGTGGTGGGTCAGCCATGGCAGCCGCAACCATGGCAGCTGatgcagctgcagcagctgccgcagctgcagcagctgctgcaAACGCCTCCACAGCCAGAGCAACTGCATTATTTACAAAGACCCCAGCGCCCTACTCTGGGTTCACGGATCCCTCCTCTGACAATCTTTTTGGGACAGTCTATGCTGGACCCCAGCAAATAGGCCATGAAAGTCTTGGCTTCCAACCTCTCTATGTTTCCTCTATTGCTCAGGATCCCTGTACTACAACTGACCTCAGCTCTAGCGCTGTCCCTCCTCCTGGCTTCAGCTCTGACCCTGTAACTGGTTCCAGCTCTAGCCATGTCTTTGTTCCTGGCTTCAGTGGCTATGGTTCTTTCCCTGGCTCCAGCTCTGTTCCTGAccagggttcagtccctagcTCTTTCACTGGTCCTGGAAGTCCTATCTCTGGCTTCCGCACTGGTCCTGGCCCTGCCACTATCCCCCGCGCTGGCACTGGTCCTGGCCCTGCCACTATCCCCCGCGCTGGCACTGGTCCTGGCCCTGCCACTATCCCCCGCGCTGGCACTGGTCCTGGCCCTGCCACTATCCCCCGCGCTGGCACTGGTCCTGGCCCTGCCACTATCCCCCGCGCTGGCACTGGTCCTGGCCCTGCCACTATCCCCCGCGCTGGCACTGGTCCTGGCCCTGCCACTATCCCCTGCGCTGGCACTGGTCCTGGCCCTGCCACTATCCCCAGCTCTGGCACTGGTCGTGGCTCTGACCAAGGCTCTGGTCCTGCCTCTGGAGCTGGTCCAGGATCTAGCCCTGGCCCTGAGCTCAGGCCCAGCTCTCCTCAAAGGTTCAGAAACCTTAGGCCAGATCTCTTTCCTAATTATACCTCCTGGAATCAGTACGGCCACTGGGAGCCTCAGAAACAACCACCTTGGGAATTTTTGCAAGTCTCAGAACCTGGTACCCGAGGGCTACGGAAAACCCCAGAAGGTGAAGGGAAGCCTAAATTTCTCTATGAAACATTGCCACGAGGCCAGTGTCTCCTCTACAACTGGGAGGAAGAGGTATTAAGTTTTGACCTCCATTTTTTGAAGGTTGACCCCAGTTTTTAGGGGAGCCAATAGTTTGTGATGAGGGTAGATAACAGAAGGGATATTACAGTCACTCAACTTGGGGCCCACAGAGAGCTACAAACCACCTGGATCAAGTTCCAAACTGGCAGGATATCTCTGAGAGTTTCTTCTTCCGACATGGACACCAGGGACTGCTGACCATGCAACCACATTCACCCATGCCCTCCAGCACTACCCAGAAGGATTCATACCGGTCCCCAAGAAACCTTTCTCAGCCTCTTCGAGGTGTGAAGCATGAGAGCCAGAATTAACATATCaggcagagaaaaaaagaggaaggactTTCTGGTGGGACTGTGGATTGTTTGATAGATATAAGGGCAAAACCCAGATTCCCATtccttttctcaaattttttttcatattttctgggCCTGCTTTTTAATCAGACTCCCAACTTCACCCTCCCACAGGGAAGCGTGAAGCTATGGTGGAGATGCTCCTGCACCACCAGATCTGGTGAGAaactgggggagggaaggggggagggggaggagaaaaacTGGGGAGAATGGCCTTGACTTCCTCCAGGGCTGTATAGTAAAGAGGTACAGGCAGATCTGGAACCCATAAGGAAGCCCTTTGAGGCGGAGTCAGTGACACACCATGACTACCGAATGGAGCTGGTACAAGCAGGGCCTCCTGCCCCAACGAAGGTAAGAACCCATCCTACCCCACTTGCACAGCGGGTCTCTGACAAGTGGTGGGAAAGCACTTGGTTCAGAAGTTGAGAGAGAGGGACAAAGACCAGGAATTATTCAGTATCTTTCCCTCACAGCCTCATGACTATCGTCAGGAACAGCCTGAAACCTTCTGGCTTCAGAGGGCGCCACAGTTACCGGTGTGTGAGGGTGACTAGGTGTGGTGGGGAGTGGAGGAgagaaggcagggcagaggctgtCTCTTCTGGCTTTGAGGGGAGAGGGATCTGTCCTCATCTTGGCATTGCTCCAGGGTGTCAGTAACATCAGGACGCTGGACACACCATTCCGGAAGAACTGCAGCTTCTCAACACCAGTGCCCTTGTCCCTGGGGCAGCCTTTGCCCTATGAACTTGAGAATTACCCACACCAATTGGGGGAAATATCTTCCCTTGCCTGTCAAGGAGAAGGGCAGGGGCATCCAGGGGACAGAATAACTCCTGTCTAAAAGTTGAGGGGAGAAGTTGGATATGGAATTTGGAATCTGTTTCTGCTTATACCAGAGAGGTGGGCAGAATGAAGTTAATTCCCTCTGTACTTGTTGAAGGGGCTTTACATAAAACATTCTCCTTTATCCTGAGACTGCTAATTCAGTGATTCTGTGAGTCACTGTGTGCATACCTCATAACCCTTCCTTTGGGTCGCCCCTACCCAAGACTATGACACCATGACTACtacttgttattttatatttggcCAAAATATTCTGGTTTAGATACAGATATTTACAGGAGGTAGGGAAGAAGGGGACCAAACCAGAGAAGGACAGACATATGTACAAGGCTGAGCTGCAGAGGGCTCTGACTTCCATATAAGGTGGGGTTTTTGTGCACATTTTACATCTTGTGTGACACCGTCTGTTTTTGGTATATGGAGAGATGGTGGCCACTGCCCATCCAGGTGCCAGCAGCAGGAGATTGTCTTGGAAAGAAGTAGGGTTTACAGCAGTCCAGGAGGTCCTTTCTGCTCTCCTAGGAGCCAATAAGTTCgcatctttccttttccctggaAGCAGGGGGAGTGAACATGGTTTAGATTCTTCTGTTAGTCCCTTGATCTCCCTTTCTTCACCCATGAGCCACATAATCACTTTCATTCTCCCTTTCCATGACCCCCTCCCCATGGCCTGCCATCACCTTCATCTCCACATCCCCCCGAAGCTCTAGCTGGAAACATCCGAGCTCATCCAGGGCATCCTTGGTGGTAGAGGAAACATGGATCTTCAGGGCTAAAGTAGCATGGTGCATGgtagaaagaaaagtcaaagaaagggCAATAGAAGAATTGACAGTGCTGGAGAGCACTTTACCCAACCAACCACCCCTCAAGAGGCTCCCCGTCCTCCCAACACGCACATTCACTAGAACTAAAATGTGCCCAAGGATGGGCCACTAAGGAACTGTGATCTCTCATATTGAGAGATTTGGAGGaactctgaaaagaaaaagagagtgagacagagtgaggctgaggctgggattGAAGGCTAATGTCTCACCTTGACCATTAGACTCCATTCGGGAAGCAGTGTTCACTGTGTCTCCAAAAAGACAATAGCGGGGCATCTTCAGGCCAACAACTCCAGCACAGACTGGCCCTATGAAAAGAAATGGGTTGGGGAGAGCCTGGGAAACATGGCACCTAGGGCTGGGGCGAGAGTCAGTCTTACCAGTATGGACCCCTATGCGTAGCCTCAGCTGGTCATGGGGTCGGTGGCGGATGCGGAAGGAAGAAACTGCATCTAGTAACGCTAGGGCCATCCGGGCAATTTCTGGTGCATGGCGTTGACCATTTCGGCCTGGAAGGCCAGATACCACCATGTAGGCATCCCCAATCGTCTCCACCTGATTTAGAAGGGGATTAAAACATCACCTCACTCTGTATCAGTGGGAATGAGCAAGAGTACCTGTAGACAAGCTAGACACTATCAGCATCATCCTGACCACCTGGGAGGCCAAAATATCAACTAGAAAATAATCACTGTGGTCCTGAGAATCTGGGAAGAAGGGGAAGTCAAGGGAATCTTTAAATCCTACCCCCCGCCCCAATCAGGACCTGGCAaatactcaataaacatttgctgaatgacTGGACACCCTATCCACAATAAGACATGTACAGATAGGCCCTGTTGTCAGGAAATGAGAAGCAAGGAAACAGGCTAATCTGAAGAACACAAAGCTGGCAAGAAGGTAAAGCCCAATGACATGGGCCAGACAGAAAGCAGGCACTTGACTTTGGTAATTGTACAAAGTTATGCAAGAGAATGTCCTTTTTTTTAGGAAATGCATAGTGAAATTTTTAGGATATACACACTAAGTATCTAGGGATAAATGGGTGCTATATCCAAAACTTATACTCTtggtttagaaaataattatacaaatagatttttaaataaaatagatgaaaatagaaacaattgATGAATCTGTAAACAGTCGATGGGAGTTCTTTGTTACAGAAAGAACAGAGACAACAGAGTAAGCCCAAAGGGAAGGAGCAAGAGTGGATATACGTTGTCTGCCATGCACCACACAGTACTAGACACTTCCCATACCATCTTTCAAtctcttattccttttttttttttttttgtcttgacactggagactgaacccaggacccatgatcctctaccactgagctgtatcccagtcctttttttttttttttttttttttcagacaaggtctcactaagttacccaggctggcctaaaatttgtgatcttcctgcctcaaccactcagaattacaggtgtgcactgctatACCCAGTTTATTATTCCCATCTTAAAACCATGAAGGATCAGGGAGATGCTATTACTTacccaagaccacacagctaTCTACAAAGCCAGTATTTCAACCCAGCTCATTTTTATTCCCAAGGACAATAAAGTCAGCTGGCTGCCAAGTCAATGACTTCAACAAAAAGCCTTACAATATTATTCATATCTTGCCCCTCACCCCACTAAATCAATCTGTACCCACATCCTGTAGGGACTGTTCCATGtctggaggagaaaagagaagatggGTAGGCTCTATTTATACACTCAGGGAGATAGGGACTAAAGTCTATGATGATTCTGATTGAAGAAGCTTAAGAGTTCACAAGTTATTAGACCTGACTGTGCAATTAGAATCCTGGAACCACATCCATGTACAGCGTGCACTTCAGCACTAGGATGCTAGAGACCCTAGAGTAAAAACTGACCATGGAGTGGGTAATATATGTGGGAAGGTTCCAGGAGCCTGGATCTTAAAGGAGTCTCAGCAGGAAGACAGTCCCAACTCTCACCTTGTAGACATCAAAGTTGTCAATTATGGCATCAAAGCAGGTGTACAGGTCATTAAGAAGTGTCACtacct
The Sciurus carolinensis chromosome 14, mSciCar1.2, whole genome shotgun sequence DNA segment above includes these coding regions:
- the Spag8 gene encoding sperm-associated antigen 8 isoform X1; this translates as MEPNESTEGSRSRSLDVQPCTEELGTTSEPFLSSDGGGGSAMAAATMAADAAAAAAAAAAAAANASTARATALFTKTPAPYSGFTDPSSDNLFGTVYAGPQQIGHESLGFQPLYVSSIAQDPCTTTDLSSSAVPPPGFSSDPVTGSSSSHVFVPGFSGYGSFPGSSSVPDQGSVPSSFTGPGSPISGFRTGPGPATIPRAGTGPGPATIPRAGTGPGPATIPRAGTGPGPATIPRAGTGPGPATIPRAGTGPGPATIPRAGTGPGPATIPCAGTGPGPATIPSSGTGRGSDQGSGPASGAGPGSSPGPELRPSSPQRFRNLRPDLFPNYTSWNQYGHWEPQKQPPWEFLQVSEPGTRGLRKTPEGEGKPKFLYETLPRGQCLLYNWEEERATNHLDQVPNWQDISESFFFRHGHQGLLTMQPHSPMPSSTTQKDSYRSPRNLSQPLRGKREAMVEMLLHHQICKEVQADLEPIRKPFEAESVTHHDYRMELVQAGPPAPTKPHDYRQEQPETFWLQRAPQLPGVSNIRTLDTPFRKNCSFSTPVPLSLGQPLPYELENYPHQLGEISSLACQGEGQGHPGDRITPV
- the Spag8 gene encoding sperm-associated antigen 8 isoform X2, whose amino-acid sequence is MEPNESTEGSRSRSLDVQPCTEELGTTSEPFLSSDGGGGSAMAAATMAADAAAAAAAAAAAAANASTARATALFTKTPAPYSGFTDPSSDNLFGTVYAGPQQIGHESLGFQPLYVSSIAQDPCTTTDLSSSAVPPPGFSSDPVTGSSSSHVFVPGFSGYGSFPGSSSVPDQGSVPSSFTGPGSPISGFRTGPGPATIPRAGTGPGPATIPRAGTGPGPATIPRAGTGPGPATIPRAGTGPGPATIPRAGTGPGPATIPRAGTGPGPATIPCAGTGPGPATIPSSGTGRGSDQGSGPASGAGPGSSPGPELRPSSPQRFRNLRPDLFPNYTSWNQYGHWEPQKQPPWEFLQVSEPGTRGLRKTPEGEGKPKFLYETLPRGQCLLYNWEEERATNHLDQVPNWQDISESFFFRHGHQGLLTMQPHSPMPSSTTQKDSYRSPRNLSQPLRGKREAMVEMLLHHQIWKPFEAESVTHHDYRMELVQAGPPAPTKPHDYRQEQPETFWLQRAPQLPGVSNIRTLDTPFRKNCSFSTPVPLSLGQPLPYELENYPHQLGEISSLACQGEGQGHPGDRITPV
- the Spag8 gene encoding sperm-associated antigen 8 isoform X3, with the protein product MEPNESTEGSRSRSLDVQPCTEELGTTSEPFLSSDGGGGSAMAAATMAADAAAAAAAAAAAAANASTARATALFTKTPAPYSGFTDPSSDNLFGTVYAGPQQIGHESLGFQPLYVSSIAQDPCTTTDLSSSAVPPPGFSSDPVTGSSSSHVFVPGFSGYGSFPGSSSVPDQGSVPSSFTGPGSPISGFRTGPGPATIPRAGTGPGPATIPRAGTGPGPATIPRAGTGPGPATIPRAGTGPGPATIPRAGTGPGPATIPRAGTGPGPATIPCAGTGPGPATIPSSGTGRGSDQGSGPASGAGPGSSPGPELRPSSPQRFRNLRPDLFPNYTSWNQYGHWEPQKQPPWEFLQVSEPGTRGLRKTPEGEGKPKFLYETLPRGQCLLYNWEEEGSVKLWWRCSCTTRSGLYSKEVQADLEPIRKPFEAESVTHHDYRMELVQAGPPAPTKPHDYRQEQPETFWLQRAPQLPGVSNIRTLDTPFRKNCSFSTPVPLSLGQPLPYELENYPHQLGEISSLACQGEGQGHPGDRITPV